In Lysinibacillus sp. FSL M8-0337, the following proteins share a genomic window:
- a CDS encoding TetR/AcrR family transcriptional regulator gives MARGRKINSNGEKSKQLLLEKAVELFAERGYHATKISDIVKAADVTQPTFYLYFKSKESLYEDLNIQFQLGFYEIMDNHSEQAEKGLEGFIHMLEHKLYLMFLYIIENPKLTKIGFFESKQSSSVKSQLTQQFIELVYRHDCDGLFKLQNIDIKIVADSFVGSFERLILTNLLEQKSKPCELARNLVHVFFILKEPPCV, from the coding sequence ATGGCAAGAGGTAGGAAAATCAACTCAAATGGTGAAAAAAGTAAACAATTATTACTGGAAAAAGCTGTGGAGCTTTTCGCTGAAAGGGGATACCATGCTACGAAAATAAGCGATATAGTGAAAGCAGCAGATGTAACACAGCCCACATTTTATTTATATTTTAAAAGTAAAGAATCGCTTTATGAGGACTTAAACATACAATTTCAGCTTGGGTTTTATGAGATTATGGACAATCATTCCGAACAGGCTGAAAAAGGGCTGGAAGGCTTTATTCATATGCTAGAACATAAATTATACTTGATGTTTCTCTATATTATCGAAAATCCAAAGTTAACGAAAATTGGCTTTTTTGAATCGAAACAATCATCAAGCGTTAAATCGCAGCTTACACAGCAATTTATTGAGCTAGTTTATCGACATGATTGTGATGGATTGTTTAAATTACAAAATATCGATATAAAAATAGTTGCGGATAGTTTTGTTGGCTCTTTTGAACGTTTAATATTAACGAATTTACTAGAACAAAAAAGCAAGCCATGTGAACTTGCGCGAAATTTAGTTCATGTCTTTTTTATATTAAAAGAACCTCCATGTGTGTGA
- a CDS encoding S41 family peptidase encodes MKKVLWSFIFILSVILFPLSNASAANNEQQLVEEIKEIITENYVGKVNGNLQNAKTISEIINMLDPYSTYFTKQEFEEFMNSINMSTIGIGVVIEEHDDGIHILQVIEESGASEAGVVAGDIIIGINGQSIVGSSTQEASSLLIGNEGSEVQIKLLHENGTTSTKTITRKKFTLPNVESALLFGDVGYIAMSSFSEDGAQLVKDALTQLKQRGATSFILDLQNNGGGYVATAEQLTGLFPKAKIAYLLQEAHASYEVRAAQQNMKFPTDTRILVNRYSASASEMLAASLQDQQSAILYGETTYGKGAMQGFFELHDGSYLKLTVGKFTGPAGQTINEVGVKPTIQTKTAPLFQAHYDAIKAQYKEYQELVSLKNVPTTKTFVVKFSQAFSSPIPEGSVQLVALGGDEIPITTKVGKDNSLLVTPKNPLGKGQEYMLLVHPTIQKPTGDKLQKGIYLHIAVTN; translated from the coding sequence ATGAAAAAAGTATTATGGTCCTTCATTTTTATACTGAGTGTTATCCTATTTCCTTTATCAAACGCTTCGGCTGCAAATAACGAACAGCAACTCGTTGAGGAAATCAAGGAAATCATTACAGAAAATTATGTTGGTAAAGTAAACGGTAACTTACAAAATGCCAAAACTATTTCGGAAATCATTAATATGTTAGACCCTTACTCAACATATTTTACTAAGCAAGAATTTGAAGAATTTATGAATAGCATTAATATGTCGACAATCGGTATTGGTGTTGTCATTGAAGAGCATGATGACGGCATTCATATTTTACAAGTAATTGAAGAAAGTGGAGCATCTGAAGCTGGTGTCGTGGCAGGAGATATTATTATCGGCATTAATGGTCAATCCATTGTAGGTAGCTCAACTCAAGAAGCCTCTTCCCTGCTAATCGGTAATGAAGGCAGCGAAGTGCAAATTAAGCTATTACATGAGAATGGCACTACTTCTACTAAAACTATTACACGTAAAAAATTCACCCTACCAAACGTAGAATCTGCTTTATTGTTTGGTGATGTTGGTTACATAGCAATGTCTTCTTTCTCTGAAGATGGCGCACAACTAGTGAAAGACGCACTGACTCAGCTTAAGCAACGTGGTGCTACTTCATTTATTTTAGATTTACAAAATAATGGCGGTGGCTATGTTGCAACGGCAGAACAGCTTACTGGATTATTCCCAAAAGCAAAAATCGCCTATTTATTACAGGAAGCCCATGCCTCCTATGAAGTGCGTGCTGCACAACAAAACATGAAATTCCCAACAGATACACGTATTTTGGTAAACCGCTATAGTGCAAGTGCTTCAGAAATGCTGGCAGCTTCGTTACAAGATCAACAATCGGCGATTCTATATGGTGAAACTACTTATGGTAAAGGGGCAATGCAAGGTTTCTTTGAATTACATGACGGCAGTTATTTAAAGCTTACTGTAGGTAAATTTACAGGTCCTGCTGGTCAAACGATTAACGAAGTAGGCGTGAAACCAACTATTCAAACGAAAACTGCACCACTTTTCCAAGCTCATTATGATGCCATTAAAGCACAATACAAAGAGTATCAGGAACTAGTAAGCCTAAAAAATGTACCAACTACAAAAACATTTGTAGTTAAATTTTCGCAAGCCTTCTCTTCACCAATTCCTGAAGGCAGTGTACAGCTTGTTGCTTTAGGCGGAGACGAAATTCCAATTACTACAAAAGTAGGAAAAGACAATTCCTTACTCGTTACACCTAAAAATCCTTTAGGAAAAGGCCAAGAATATATGTTGCTCGTTCATCCAACTATTCAAAAACCTACAGGTGACAAACTGCAAAAAGGGATTTATCTGCATATTGCAGTAACTAACTAA
- the brnQ gene encoding branched-chain amino acid transport system II carrier protein: MRNILVFIKENLAVGLLLFALFLGAGNIIFPPLLGQQAGEHITTAMVGFLITGVGLPLLAIVAVAKAGGDLQLLASRVHPIFGIIFTSIVYLAIGPFFAVPRTGSVSYEIGIVPFLSEAAQEHWAPLFITSIVFFALILYLAFNPSKLVDRVGKILTPALLIVILLLAVKSFITPMGESGTAVGNYTVSPFYEGFVQGYLTMDVLGALVFGIVILQALRGMGMNDTRKQVKTTIFAGIVAAIGLAFVYISLGYIGNTSIGAIGTSDNGGVIIAKSAEYLFGDFGSIILSVTILLACISTAVGLLTANAQFFNKLFPQISYKTFLIVFTLFSVAITNVGLSTIINTSLPVLLIIYPLAIVLMVLSLVDHFFKGGRIVYVLALIPTFFVSLYDGLKQMKITFTSYENILNILPLYEQSLGWLVPAIIGTIVGFIIHKLFKKN; encoded by the coding sequence ATGAGAAACATCTTAGTTTTCATCAAAGAGAATTTAGCTGTAGGCTTATTACTTTTTGCCTTGTTCTTAGGGGCAGGTAATATTATCTTTCCACCGTTGCTCGGGCAACAAGCTGGTGAACATATTACAACAGCCATGGTTGGCTTTTTAATAACAGGCGTAGGCTTACCTTTACTGGCAATCGTTGCAGTTGCAAAAGCAGGCGGCGATTTACAACTACTTGCCAGTCGTGTTCATCCAATTTTCGGTATCATATTCACTTCAATTGTCTATTTAGCAATTGGGCCGTTCTTCGCTGTTCCACGTACAGGCTCTGTGTCATATGAAATCGGCATTGTGCCATTTCTTTCAGAGGCGGCTCAAGAACATTGGGCTCCACTATTCATTACATCTATAGTATTTTTTGCTTTAATACTTTATTTAGCATTCAATCCATCGAAACTTGTAGATCGTGTAGGGAAAATTTTAACCCCTGCGCTCTTAATTGTTATATTATTACTAGCTGTTAAGAGCTTTATTACCCCAATGGGTGAATCAGGCACAGCGGTTGGGAATTACACAGTTTCGCCATTTTACGAAGGTTTTGTACAAGGCTATTTAACGATGGATGTTCTTGGTGCTCTCGTATTTGGTATTGTTATTTTGCAGGCATTACGTGGTATGGGGATGAACGATACTAGAAAGCAAGTCAAAACTACCATTTTTGCAGGGATTGTCGCTGCAATTGGCTTGGCCTTTGTTTATATTTCACTTGGCTATATTGGCAATACAAGCATTGGAGCAATTGGTACATCTGATAATGGTGGCGTCATCATCGCAAAATCAGCAGAATATCTGTTTGGCGACTTTGGCAGTATTATTTTATCGGTTACGATTTTATTAGCTTGTATTTCTACTGCTGTTGGCTTATTAACAGCCAATGCACAGTTTTTCAACAAGCTATTTCCACAAATCTCATATAAAACATTTTTAATCGTCTTTACGTTATTTAGTGTAGCGATTACAAATGTTGGATTATCGACGATTATCAATACTTCACTTCCAGTATTATTAATTATCTATCCGCTCGCGATCGTATTGATGGTATTATCGCTTGTCGATCATTTCTTTAAAGGTGGACGAATTGTTTATGTGTTGGCGTTAATTCCGACATTCTTTGTCAGTCTTTACGATGGCTTAAAACAGATGAAAATCACGTTTACTTCTTATGAGAATATTTTAAATATTTTGCCACTGTATGAGCAAAGCCTTGGTTGGCTTGTTCCTGCAATAATCGGTACAATTGTCGGTTTTATTATTCATAAGCTTTTTAAGAAAAACTAA
- a CDS encoding C40 family peptidase has translation MLKSKKLRILALSTIATSFFAIQNAEAATYTVQKGDTLSKIAQSHQVTIQDIKKWNNLSKDTIYVAQKLEITKQATAETGKPSKPTTTTPSKPTTAVHTVAKGDTLSKIAKQYNVTIKEIKEWNGIENDTIYIGQVLKISPVAVVPEDDTIHSNVTPETGTPSKVTTKDPTANGQAIYKKTVEVANTLIGTPYLYGGNTPEGLDCSGFIYYAFNQSGVKIARDSSEGYFNGNTTHVKNPVPGDLVFFENTYKEGISHMGIYLGNNKFIHAGTDGVELSDVTYSYWSTRLVGYKRFDTVK, from the coding sequence ATGCTTAAATCAAAAAAATTGAGAATTCTCGCTTTAAGCACTATTGCTACTTCATTTTTTGCGATACAAAATGCTGAAGCTGCAACATATACAGTACAAAAAGGCGATACGTTATCCAAAATCGCTCAAAGTCATCAAGTGACGATACAAGATATAAAAAAATGGAATAATCTATCGAAGGATACGATTTATGTAGCACAAAAGTTAGAAATTACAAAGCAGGCAACAGCTGAAACAGGAAAACCTTCAAAGCCAACAACAACTACACCTTCAAAACCTACAACTGCTGTTCATACTGTTGCGAAAGGTGATACATTATCAAAAATCGCTAAGCAATATAATGTGACAATAAAGGAAATTAAAGAGTGGAATGGCATAGAGAACGACACGATTTATATTGGACAAGTATTAAAAATTTCTCCAGTAGCTGTCGTACCCGAGGATGATACAATACATAGTAATGTAACTCCAGAAACGGGGACCCCATCAAAAGTAACAACAAAAGATCCTACAGCAAATGGACAAGCTATTTACAAAAAAACCGTGGAAGTGGCGAATACATTAATCGGAACACCTTATCTTTATGGCGGTAATACGCCAGAAGGTCTTGATTGCAGTGGGTTTATTTATTATGCATTCAATCAAAGTGGTGTGAAAATAGCGAGAGATAGCAGCGAAGGCTACTTTAATGGCAATACAACACATGTGAAAAATCCGGTGCCAGGGGACTTAGTATTCTTTGAAAATACTTATAAAGAAGGCATTTCTCATATGGGTATTTACCTTGGCAACAATAAATTTATCCACGCGGGTACAGATGGTGTGGAACTATCGGATGTGACGTACTCTTACTGGTCAACTAGATTAGTAGGATATAAACGATTCGATACAGTAAAATAA
- a CDS encoding accessory Sec system S-layer assembly protein → MGLFSFFKKSDKIVQENTIDSKDLLGNAATNKGDNRDIVTKLSFHPEWNVPQEQKYIFNFLANELEPLKPNQLSLSSISIEDEPRTGKWLVRAFFRSSLAEAIELGEIELFIMDKNDELVASKKFDFKALGTIPAESARPWVFEFEKSTIKVDEVPEDGWKIAFNLVSLRGHQLELDPSWEQQLPAAQKEELAKIVNTLPKLGETEVNFTGLQAKLADNGNLNVSIFIRNGHNKAINLEQLPLEIIDATGKQIAKGSFKMDPILTVQPNSTKPWTFIFPAELVDAQQADLSRWTARVTQ, encoded by the coding sequence ATGGGTTTATTTTCATTTTTTAAAAAATCAGATAAAATCGTACAAGAAAACACAATTGACTCAAAAGATTTACTAGGAAATGCGGCTACAAATAAAGGGGACAATCGTGATATCGTAACGAAGCTGTCATTCCATCCTGAATGGAATGTACCACAAGAACAAAAGTATATTTTTAACTTCCTTGCAAATGAGCTAGAGCCTTTGAAACCAAATCAATTATCGCTATCTTCTATTAGTATTGAAGATGAGCCACGCACAGGGAAATGGCTTGTTCGTGCATTTTTCCGCTCATCATTAGCTGAAGCAATTGAGTTAGGTGAAATTGAATTATTCATTATGGATAAAAACGATGAGCTTGTCGCATCTAAAAAATTCGATTTTAAAGCGCTAGGCACAATTCCAGCTGAAAGTGCTCGTCCATGGGTTTTTGAATTTGAAAAATCAACTATTAAAGTAGACGAAGTGCCAGAAGATGGTTGGAAAATCGCATTTAACCTTGTATCTTTACGCGGTCACCAATTAGAATTAGATCCGTCATGGGAACAACAATTACCAGCAGCACAAAAAGAAGAGCTTGCTAAAATCGTTAATACTTTACCGAAATTAGGTGAAACAGAAGTTAACTTTACTGGTCTTCAAGCAAAACTTGCTGATAATGGTAACCTGAATGTTTCGATTTTTATCCGTAACGGTCACAATAAAGCAATTAATCTAGAACAATTACCGCTAGAAATTATCGACGCAACAGGTAAACAAATTGCCAAAGGATCATTTAAAATGGATCCAATCCTAACTGTCCAACCAAATTCAACAAAACCTTGGACATTTATCTTCCCAGCTGAACTAGTTGATGCACAACAAGCAGACTTATCTCGCTGGACAGCACGTGTAACACAATAA
- the secA2 gene encoding accessory Sec system translocase SecA2: MFSIFKRNNEQTSARQLKRYYKIVEQINNLEEKYVNKSDAELREMTFIFKDRLDQGEPITSIIPDAFAVVREASKRVLGMRHFDVQLIGGLVLTEGNIAEMPTGEGKTLVASLPSYVRALEGKGVHVITVNDYLAKRDYELVGQIHRFLGLTVGLNVPMMEPNDKKDAYNADITYGVGTEFGFDYLRDNMAHSLADKVQRAYHFAIIDEVDSVLIDEAKTPLIIAGKMPANDELHRIAAMLAKRFKAEEDYDFDDETKATSLTDKGIEKVEAAFNVDNLYDLEHQTLYHYVIQAVRAHVMFKRDVDYIVKDDKIELVDMFTGRILEGRSLSDGLHQAIEAKEGVTITEENKAQAQITIQNYFRMYPKLSGMTGTAKTQEKEIREVYGMEVIQIPTNRPRQRVDQPDIIFKTQAAKYKFVAAEAKRRHEKGQPVLIGTTSILQSESVADHLKKEGLKFQLLNAKTVEQEVELISQAGQKGRITVATNMAGRGTDIVLGDDVHALGGLYVIGTEKHESRRVDNQLRGRSGRQGDVGESRFILSIEDDMFRRYAKEEVEKFTAKMIVDENEVIQNKDVQELINRTQRIVEGSQYGMREYNLKLDDVINDQRTVIYGLRDKILAGEDVMGELQKMLRETVDFAVRDAAPEELPSVEWDYDQMESALNSLFITPVTIDREVGKVKQILADIQPSEQELLDHMQKFAENDEVMTVIPQVMLSYIDSGWVKHLEAMAHLKEGIGLRHYQQEDPMRIYQREGLELFGKNFQELRRSIIIEITGFMKMVEGQQEV, encoded by the coding sequence ATGTTCTCAATTTTTAAACGCAACAATGAGCAAACAAGTGCTCGTCAATTAAAACGCTACTATAAAATAGTAGAACAAATTAATAATCTTGAAGAAAAATACGTCAATAAGTCAGATGCTGAGTTAAGAGAAATGACTTTTATTTTCAAGGATCGCTTAGATCAAGGTGAACCAATTACATCCATCATTCCAGACGCATTTGCAGTTGTACGCGAAGCCTCAAAACGTGTATTAGGTATGCGTCATTTTGATGTACAGCTAATCGGTGGACTCGTATTAACTGAAGGCAATATTGCTGAAATGCCTACAGGTGAAGGGAAAACGCTTGTTGCTTCACTTCCCTCTTATGTACGGGCATTAGAAGGCAAAGGTGTTCATGTCATTACAGTAAACGATTATCTTGCGAAACGTGACTATGAGCTTGTTGGACAAATCCATCGTTTCCTCGGTTTAACAGTCGGCTTAAATGTACCAATGATGGAACCAAATGACAAAAAAGACGCTTATAACGCGGATATTACGTACGGTGTCGGTACTGAATTTGGTTTCGACTATTTACGTGACAATATGGCACATAGCTTAGCCGATAAAGTACAACGCGCTTATCATTTCGCGATCATTGATGAAGTCGATAGTGTACTTATTGACGAAGCGAAAACGCCTTTAATTATTGCTGGTAAAATGCCAGCAAACGATGAATTACATCGCATTGCAGCTATGTTAGCAAAACGCTTTAAAGCAGAAGAAGACTACGACTTTGATGATGAAACAAAGGCCACTTCTTTAACGGATAAAGGCATTGAAAAGGTTGAGGCTGCCTTCAATGTTGACAATTTATACGATTTAGAGCATCAAACACTTTATCACTATGTGATCCAAGCGGTTCGTGCACATGTCATGTTCAAGCGTGATGTTGATTATATCGTGAAAGATGACAAAATCGAGCTTGTTGATATGTTCACAGGTCGTATTTTAGAAGGTCGTTCTCTTTCCGATGGCTTACATCAAGCAATCGAGGCAAAAGAAGGCGTAACGATTACTGAAGAAAATAAAGCACAGGCACAAATTACAATTCAAAACTATTTCCGTATGTATCCGAAGCTATCAGGCATGACAGGAACTGCGAAAACACAGGAAAAGGAAATCCGTGAAGTGTACGGTATGGAAGTTATTCAAATCCCTACAAACCGCCCACGTCAACGTGTAGACCAACCGGATATTATTTTCAAAACACAAGCAGCAAAATATAAATTTGTAGCTGCCGAAGCAAAACGACGCCATGAAAAAGGGCAACCTGTTTTAATCGGTACTACGTCCATTTTGCAATCTGAATCCGTTGCAGACCATTTAAAAAAGGAAGGCTTAAAATTCCAATTACTGAATGCCAAAACAGTTGAGCAAGAAGTAGAGCTTATTTCGCAAGCTGGTCAAAAAGGTCGTATTACGGTTGCAACCAATATGGCTGGTCGTGGTACAGATATCGTGTTAGGTGACGATGTCCATGCACTTGGTGGTCTTTACGTAATTGGTACAGAAAAACATGAAAGCCGCCGCGTTGATAATCAGCTACGAGGCCGTTCTGGTCGTCAAGGAGACGTAGGTGAAAGTCGCTTCATTCTCTCTATTGAAGATGATATGTTCCGCCGTTATGCAAAAGAAGAAGTTGAAAAATTCACAGCAAAAATGATTGTAGATGAAAATGAAGTCATCCAAAACAAAGATGTTCAGGAGCTTATCAACCGTACACAACGTATTGTAGAGGGCTCACAATATGGCATGCGCGAATACAATTTAAAATTAGACGATGTCATTAATGATCAACGTACCGTTATTTATGGCTTACGTGACAAAATTTTAGCTGGTGAAGATGTAATGGGAGAGCTGCAAAAAATGCTGCGTGAAACGGTCGATTTTGCAGTGCGCGATGCTGCACCTGAGGAGCTCCCTTCTGTAGAATGGGATTATGACCAAATGGAAAGTGCACTGAATTCATTATTCATTACTCCCGTTACAATTGATCGTGAAGTTGGCAAAGTAAAACAAATTCTAGCGGATATACAGCCTTCTGAACAAGAACTGCTCGATCATATGCAGAAATTCGCAGAAAATGATGAAGTCATGACGGTTATTCCTCAAGTGATGTTGAGCTATATAGATAGTGGCTGGGTGAAGCATTTAGAAGCAATGGCTCATTTAAAAGAAGGTATCGGTTTACGTCACTATCAACAAGAAGATCCGATGCGCATTTACCAACGAGAAGGACTCGAATTGTTCGGAAAGAATTTCCAAGAATTGCGTCGTTCTATTATTATCGAAATTACAGGCTTCATGAAAATGGTTGAAGGACAACAGGAGGTTTAA
- a CDS encoding MraY family glycosyltransferase, translating into MLYVSLIAAFVASILLTPLVKRLAFRIGAVDAPNYRKVHARIMPRLGGLAIFLAFLIGVAVLQPQSQYSLAIIIGACIIVATGVIDDMREISAKAKMLGQIIAALIVIFVGGIQIDFINLPFGGQLDFGFLSIPFTILWIVGITNAINLIDGLDGLAAGVSSIALITLSGMAFIMGDMFVLAFAAILAAATIGFLFYNFHPAKIFMGDTGALFLGFMISVLALLGYKNFTIISLIIPIIMLGVPISDTFFAIVRRLRMKKKWSDPDKSHLHHRLLDMGFTHRQTVLIIYGIAMMFGLAAIIFSMAKLWGAILLITVILIAIEIFVEVIGLAGKNYKPLLNFMRIFNK; encoded by the coding sequence ATGCTTTACGTGTCTTTAATAGCAGCATTCGTTGCTTCCATTTTGTTAACTCCACTAGTTAAACGTTTAGCGTTTAGAATAGGTGCCGTTGACGCGCCAAACTATCGAAAAGTACATGCACGTATCATGCCAAGGCTCGGTGGTCTGGCAATTTTCCTTGCGTTTTTAATAGGTGTGGCGGTCTTACAGCCACAAAGTCAATATAGTTTAGCGATTATTATCGGAGCTTGTATTATCGTAGCAACAGGTGTTATTGATGATATGCGTGAAATATCAGCGAAGGCAAAAATGCTTGGTCAAATAATTGCCGCACTAATCGTTATTTTTGTGGGTGGTATTCAAATTGACTTCATTAACTTGCCATTTGGTGGGCAATTAGATTTTGGTTTTCTAAGTATTCCATTCACTATATTGTGGATTGTTGGTATTACGAATGCAATAAACTTAATTGATGGCTTAGACGGATTAGCTGCAGGCGTTTCTTCAATTGCACTTATTACTTTATCTGGTATGGCCTTTATAATGGGCGATATGTTCGTATTAGCCTTTGCAGCAATTTTAGCAGCAGCGACAATTGGTTTCTTATTTTATAATTTCCATCCAGCTAAAATCTTCATGGGAGATACTGGGGCATTATTTTTAGGCTTTATGATTTCTGTATTGGCTTTATTAGGATATAAAAACTTTACAATCATTTCGTTAATTATCCCAATTATTATGCTAGGTGTACCGATTTCTGATACATTCTTTGCAATTGTTCGTCGTTTACGTATGAAGAAAAAATGGTCTGACCCTGATAAATCCCATTTACACCATCGATTATTGGATATGGGCTTTACACATCGACAAACGGTACTAATTATTTATGGCATTGCAATGATGTTTGGTTTAGCTGCCATTATCTTCTCAATGGCAAAGTTATGGGGAGCCATTTTACTAATTACGGTCATCTTAATTGCTATCGAAATTTTCGTCGAAGTCATTGGACTTGCTGGTAAAAACTATAAACCGCTATTAAATTTCATGCGGATATTCAATAAATAA
- a CDS encoding LCP family protein, which produces MKRTNVKKKKRSSKASLIIKVALLLVASLLICVTAYGVYITKQAEHAANSAHEVLEGRDVSALREEKVEPVNDNVSILFVGVDDSENRGQGSENSRSDALILATLNNTTKTIKMLSIPRDSYVYIPSVGYKDKITHAHALGGTLSTIETVEQLFDVPIDYYVRMNFNAFIDVVDALGGIEAEVPYALHEKDEFDRNTINLKPGLQHLNGSQALALARTRKQDSDIQRGIRQQEILTAITNKVASVDSITKYDDVIKAIGDNMKTNMTFSEMKSFLSYLTKGKPRIDSLTLEGNDDMSTGVYYYQLDQQSVDDVSEILNNHLARKKSSSALTNSNTDTDNAAGDDRSTNESAQ; this is translated from the coding sequence ATGAAAAGAACGAATGTAAAAAAGAAGAAGAGGTCTTCTAAAGCTTCTTTGATTATAAAAGTAGCATTACTTCTAGTTGCTAGTTTACTAATTTGCGTTACGGCCTATGGTGTTTATATTACAAAGCAAGCTGAACACGCAGCCAACTCAGCACATGAAGTATTAGAAGGTCGAGATGTCTCTGCTTTACGAGAAGAAAAAGTAGAACCGGTTAATGATAATGTGTCGATTTTATTTGTCGGTGTCGATGATAGTGAAAATCGTGGGCAAGGTTCTGAAAACTCACGCTCAGATGCACTGATTCTTGCAACTTTAAACAACACTACGAAAACTATTAAAATGTTAAGTATCCCTCGTGATTCTTACGTTTATATCCCTTCAGTAGGCTATAAAGATAAAATTACTCATGCCCATGCGTTAGGTGGTACACTTTCGACAATTGAAACGGTTGAACAACTTTTTGATGTTCCGATTGATTACTATGTCCGCATGAACTTCAATGCGTTTATTGATGTCGTGGATGCTTTAGGTGGTATCGAAGCAGAAGTACCATATGCTCTACATGAAAAAGATGAATTTGATCGTAATACAATCAACCTCAAGCCAGGTTTACAGCATTTAAACGGTAGTCAAGCACTTGCCCTCGCACGTACACGTAAGCAAGATAGCGATATCCAACGCGGTATACGCCAACAAGAAATTTTAACGGCTATTACAAATAAAGTAGCATCTGTTGATTCTATTACAAAATACGACGATGTCATTAAAGCAATCGGCGATAACATGAAGACAAATATGACATTTAGTGAAATGAAATCATTCCTGTCTTATTTAACAAAAGGTAAGCCACGTATTGATTCATTAACATTAGAAGGTAACGACGATATGTCTACAGGTGTTTATTATTATCAATTAGACCAACAATCAGTTGATGATGTATCTGAAATTCTTAACAACCACCTTGCAAGAAAAAAATCGTCTTCTGCTTTAACAAATAGTAATACTGATACAGACAACGCGGCTGGCGATGACCGTTCAACAAACGAATCAGCACAATAA
- a CDS encoding YigZ family protein, translating into MRENYLTVKGYGESEIIISKSRFLTYIERAETEEDAMTFIERIKKMHHNATHNCSAYIIGEHDHIQKANDDGEPSGTAGVPMLEVLKKQGLKDTVVVVTRYFGGIKLGGGGLIRAYGKATTEGLLAAQVVERKLHHLMKIAIDYTWLGKVENEIRNSGYSLEEINYLEGVEIIVSVLKEEEDQFRHWVTELTNGQATITFEHAQFIEFIVK; encoded by the coding sequence ATGAGAGAGAACTATTTAACTGTAAAAGGCTACGGAGAAAGCGAAATTATAATATCTAAATCTCGCTTTCTTACTTATATAGAACGCGCTGAAACCGAAGAGGATGCAATGACTTTTATAGAGCGCATCAAAAAAATGCATCATAATGCGACACATAATTGCTCTGCCTATATTATCGGTGAACATGATCATATTCAAAAAGCGAATGATGATGGGGAACCTAGTGGCACTGCTGGCGTCCCTATGTTAGAAGTCTTAAAAAAGCAAGGCTTAAAGGATACGGTCGTTGTCGTCACACGCTACTTCGGTGGCATAAAATTAGGCGGCGGCGGTCTTATTCGTGCTTACGGTAAAGCAACGACAGAGGGATTACTCGCTGCACAAGTTGTCGAACGAAAACTTCATCACCTTATGAAAATTGCAATTGACTACACATGGCTTGGAAAAGTGGAAAATGAGATTCGCAACTCTGGATATTCTTTAGAAGAAATTAACTACTTGGAAGGTGTCGAAATCATTGTTTCGGTGTTAAAAGAGGAAGAAGATCAGTTTCGTCATTGGGTAACAGAACTTACGAATGGGCAAGCAACAATCACTTTTGAGCACGCGCAATTTATCGAATTTATTGTGAAATAA